A genomic window from Lotus japonicus ecotype B-129 chromosome 1, LjGifu_v1.2 includes:
- the LOC130729281 gene encoding transcription factor EMB1444-like isoform X1 — protein sequence MEATSIRQLLKGFCDNMQWKYGVFWKLNDCFPLTLTWETGYEKRNEAMESMWSDINLKSPVEVHSSGDCSAQLFMIEMCNRKYRLGEGIIGKIPLARDHFWVLCEDILTNKFDTDLISECPDEWLLQFASGIKTIVLVPVLPQGVLQFGSFEAVAEDIEFVTNITKQFHSIHCLEANTNSGIDFQDWSFSALSHDLIDSLDESSSYTNTILNGEVSASASLNANEPTRLHPTMLSFIQDDRCMLRENQLKSLKRSNENEIFSSSIEMSTDPRHIGHVERKPNHKDEIWAQTHLVQTAGAFGEISNGLNSYPGKNMTEQQFGGMETGHDDIENVNDFFTFPSECELHKAHQSVSYDKTGKSVQKYISVDGSCSSSTLISIVKEHDHDKGLEFPEEVDPEYLLDAVFGNLCSASDDTTSISNSVRSLVTMPIEFTGSIQPKFDPESSSLVVNNSDGRSDLIPRIKSKDEIAKHLTSPSFVGNSSLLMIDETRKEKVNSHRQPISVPKNSSTTKKRARVDNNRKPRPRDRQMIMDRMKELRELIPDGGRCSIDNLLERTIKHMMYLRKITSQAEKLKRFADQEVPKWKKQKINGSYPGRSCAFDFESELAWPIVIEDLECTGHMLIEMVCNEHGLFLEIVQVIRKLDITIMKGILENRSNTSWACFIIEVPRGFHRMDVLCPLLHLLQLRGNPVSES from the exons ATGGAAGCCACTTCCATAAGGCAGCTTTTGAAGGGCTTTTGTGATAATATGCAATGGAAATATGGTGTCTTTTGGAAGCTCAACGACTGTTTTCCATT GACTTTGACCTGGGAAACTGGTTATGAGAAAAGAAATGAGGCTATGGAAAGCATGTGGAgtgacatcaatttaaaatcccCAGTTGAAGTACATTCTTCAGGAGATTGTTCAGCTCAACTTTTCATGATTGAAATGTGTAATCGTAAATACAGATTGGGAGAAGG AATTATTGGCAAAATACCTCTTGCCAGGGATCACTTTTGGGTTTTATGTGAGGATATTCTGACCAATAAATTTGACACTGATTTAATCTCTGAG TGTCCTGATGAGTGGCTTCTCCAATTTGCGTCTGGCATCAAG ACTATTGTGCTGGTACCAGTTCTTCCACAAGGGGTTTTGCAATTTGGTTCATTTGAAGCG GTTGCTGAAGACATAGAATTTGTTACCAATATTACGAAGCAATTCCACTCCATTCATTGTCTGGAAGCAAATACTAACTCAGGAATTGATTTTCAAGATTGGTCATTCTCTGCCCTATCACATGATTTGATCGATAGCCTAGATGAATCATCTTCGTATACAAATACTATACTGAATGGTGAAGTCTCAGCCAGTGCTTCCCTCAATGCAAATGAACCAACAAGGCTGCATCCAACAATGCTATCATTTATTCAGGATGACCGCTGCATGTTGAGAGAAAACCAACTCAAATCTCTGAAGAGGtcaaatgaaaatgagatattttcgtCATCAATTGAGATGTCAACTGATCCACGACATATTGGTCACGTGGAGAGAAAACCAAACCATAAAGATGAGATATGGGCGCAGACTCACTTGGTACAAACTGCGGGAGCGTTTGGAGAGATTTCCAATGGATTGAATTCTTACCCTGGTAAAAATATGACAGAGCAACAATTTGGAGGCATGGAAACTGGTCATGATGATATTGAGAATGTGAATGACTTCTTCACTTTTCCCTCAGAGTGTGAATTGCACAAAGCACATCAATCCGTTTCATATGACAAGACAGGCAAATCAGTGCAAAAATATATCTCTGTTGATGGTTCATGCAGCAGCTCAACTTTAATATCGATTGTAAAAGAGCATGATCATGATAAAGGTTTGGAGTTTCCTGAAGAAGTAGATCCAGAATATCTTCTGGATGCTGTTTTTGGCAATTTATGCAGCGCCTCTGATGATACTACAAGTATATCCAACAGTGTTAGGTCTCTTGTAACCATGCCAATAGAGTTCACTGGTTCCATTCAGCCAAAATTTGATCCTGAATCTAGCAGTTTGGTTGTGAATAATTCAGATGGGAGGAGTGATCTTATACCTAGGATCAAGAGTAAAGATGAAATTGCTAAGCATTTAACATCACCATCTTTTGTTGGAAATTCAAGCTTATTAATGATTGATGAGACACGTAAGGAAAAGGTTAACAGTCATAGGCAACCTATTAGTGTACCAAAAAACTCTAGTACAACCAAAAAAAGAGCAAGAGTCGATAATAACCGAAAGCCAAGACCAAGAGATAGACAGATGATCATGGACAGGATGAAGGAGTTGAGGGAACTTATCCCTGATGGTGGTAGG TGTAGCATTGACAACCTCTTGGAACGGACCATAAAACACATGATGTACTTGAGAAAGATAACAAGCCAGGCTGAGAAACTGAAACGATTTGCAGATCAAGAG GTTCCTAAGTGGAAAAAACAGAAAATCAATGGCAGTTATCCAGGAAGGAGCTgtgcatttgattttgaaagtgAACTAGCATGGCCCATAGTTATAGAGGATCTAGAATGCACTGGTCACATGCTCATAGAG ATGGTATGCAATGAGCATGGACTTTTCTTGGAGATTGTTCAGGTGATCCGGAAGCTGGACATTACTATCATGAAAGGGATTTTAGAAAACCGTTCAAACACCAGCTGGGCTTGTTTCATCATTGAG GTTCCAAGAGGTTTTCACAGGATGGATGTTTTATGTCCTTTATTGCATCTGCTGCAGCTTAGAGGAAACCCTGTCTCTGAAAGCTGA
- the LOC130729280 gene encoding light-harvesting complex-like protein OHP1, chloroplastic produces MATSSIILRSSLSFYSTNQQVYLNRSATHKNKNRVSFFRVQAAAKPPAGVEFPKVQPQFKAPFLGFTKTAEVWNSRACMIGLIGTFIVELIINKGILQVIGVEIGKGLNLPL; encoded by the exons ATGGCTACCTCATCAATCATATTACGGTCGTCATTGTCATTTTACTCTACAAACCAGCAAGTATATTTGAATAGATCAGCAACTCACAAGAACAAGAACAGGGTTTCCTTCTTCCGTGTCCAAGCAGCAGCAAAGCCCCCTGCCGGT gTAGAATTTCCAAAAGTACAGCCGCAATTTAAAGCTCCATTTCTTGGGTTCACAAAGACAGCAGAAGTATGGAACTCTAGAGCTTGCATGATTGGACTCATTGGAACTTTCATTGTAGAGCTT ATAATAAACAAGGGAATACTTCAGGTGATTGGAGTTGAGATTGGGAAAGGCCTTAATCTTCCTCTTTGA
- the LOC130729281 gene encoding transcription factor bHLH155-like isoform X2: MEATSIRQLLKGFCDNMQWKYGVFWKLNDCFPLTLTWETGYEKRNEAMESMWSDINLKSPVEVHSSGDCSAQLFMIEMCNRKYRLGEGIIGKIPLARDHFWVLCEDILTNKFDTDLISECPDEWLLQFASGIKVAEDIEFVTNITKQFHSIHCLEANTNSGIDFQDWSFSALSHDLIDSLDESSSYTNTILNGEVSASASLNANEPTRLHPTMLSFIQDDRCMLRENQLKSLKRSNENEIFSSSIEMSTDPRHIGHVERKPNHKDEIWAQTHLVQTAGAFGEISNGLNSYPGKNMTEQQFGGMETGHDDIENVNDFFTFPSECELHKAHQSVSYDKTGKSVQKYISVDGSCSSSTLISIVKEHDHDKGLEFPEEVDPEYLLDAVFGNLCSASDDTTSISNSVRSLVTMPIEFTGSIQPKFDPESSSLVVNNSDGRSDLIPRIKSKDEIAKHLTSPSFVGNSSLLMIDETRKEKVNSHRQPISVPKNSSTTKKRARVDNNRKPRPRDRQMIMDRMKELRELIPDGGRCSIDNLLERTIKHMMYLRKITSQAEKLKRFADQEVPKWKKQKINGSYPGRSCAFDFESELAWPIVIEDLECTGHMLIEMVCNEHGLFLEIVQVIRKLDITIMKGILENRSNTSWACFIIEVPRGFHRMDVLCPLLHLLQLRGNPVSES, translated from the exons ATGGAAGCCACTTCCATAAGGCAGCTTTTGAAGGGCTTTTGTGATAATATGCAATGGAAATATGGTGTCTTTTGGAAGCTCAACGACTGTTTTCCATT GACTTTGACCTGGGAAACTGGTTATGAGAAAAGAAATGAGGCTATGGAAAGCATGTGGAgtgacatcaatttaaaatcccCAGTTGAAGTACATTCTTCAGGAGATTGTTCAGCTCAACTTTTCATGATTGAAATGTGTAATCGTAAATACAGATTGGGAGAAGG AATTATTGGCAAAATACCTCTTGCCAGGGATCACTTTTGGGTTTTATGTGAGGATATTCTGACCAATAAATTTGACACTGATTTAATCTCTGAG TGTCCTGATGAGTGGCTTCTCCAATTTGCGTCTGGCATCAAG GTTGCTGAAGACATAGAATTTGTTACCAATATTACGAAGCAATTCCACTCCATTCATTGTCTGGAAGCAAATACTAACTCAGGAATTGATTTTCAAGATTGGTCATTCTCTGCCCTATCACATGATTTGATCGATAGCCTAGATGAATCATCTTCGTATACAAATACTATACTGAATGGTGAAGTCTCAGCCAGTGCTTCCCTCAATGCAAATGAACCAACAAGGCTGCATCCAACAATGCTATCATTTATTCAGGATGACCGCTGCATGTTGAGAGAAAACCAACTCAAATCTCTGAAGAGGtcaaatgaaaatgagatattttcgtCATCAATTGAGATGTCAACTGATCCACGACATATTGGTCACGTGGAGAGAAAACCAAACCATAAAGATGAGATATGGGCGCAGACTCACTTGGTACAAACTGCGGGAGCGTTTGGAGAGATTTCCAATGGATTGAATTCTTACCCTGGTAAAAATATGACAGAGCAACAATTTGGAGGCATGGAAACTGGTCATGATGATATTGAGAATGTGAATGACTTCTTCACTTTTCCCTCAGAGTGTGAATTGCACAAAGCACATCAATCCGTTTCATATGACAAGACAGGCAAATCAGTGCAAAAATATATCTCTGTTGATGGTTCATGCAGCAGCTCAACTTTAATATCGATTGTAAAAGAGCATGATCATGATAAAGGTTTGGAGTTTCCTGAAGAAGTAGATCCAGAATATCTTCTGGATGCTGTTTTTGGCAATTTATGCAGCGCCTCTGATGATACTACAAGTATATCCAACAGTGTTAGGTCTCTTGTAACCATGCCAATAGAGTTCACTGGTTCCATTCAGCCAAAATTTGATCCTGAATCTAGCAGTTTGGTTGTGAATAATTCAGATGGGAGGAGTGATCTTATACCTAGGATCAAGAGTAAAGATGAAATTGCTAAGCATTTAACATCACCATCTTTTGTTGGAAATTCAAGCTTATTAATGATTGATGAGACACGTAAGGAAAAGGTTAACAGTCATAGGCAACCTATTAGTGTACCAAAAAACTCTAGTACAACCAAAAAAAGAGCAAGAGTCGATAATAACCGAAAGCCAAGACCAAGAGATAGACAGATGATCATGGACAGGATGAAGGAGTTGAGGGAACTTATCCCTGATGGTGGTAGG TGTAGCATTGACAACCTCTTGGAACGGACCATAAAACACATGATGTACTTGAGAAAGATAACAAGCCAGGCTGAGAAACTGAAACGATTTGCAGATCAAGAG GTTCCTAAGTGGAAAAAACAGAAAATCAATGGCAGTTATCCAGGAAGGAGCTgtgcatttgattttgaaagtgAACTAGCATGGCCCATAGTTATAGAGGATCTAGAATGCACTGGTCACATGCTCATAGAG ATGGTATGCAATGAGCATGGACTTTTCTTGGAGATTGTTCAGGTGATCCGGAAGCTGGACATTACTATCATGAAAGGGATTTTAGAAAACCGTTCAAACACCAGCTGGGCTTGTTTCATCATTGAG GTTCCAAGAGGTTTTCACAGGATGGATGTTTTATGTCCTTTATTGCATCTGCTGCAGCTTAGAGGAAACCCTGTCTCTGAAAGCTGA
- the LOC130729279 gene encoding uncharacterized protein LOC130729279 yields the protein MFRVAAKLSSRGSCSSTAIAAFAVKPSPISCTRPSPLAASSFRSFSNGLELDKNMAVPDAVRMINYAMKQARTDKSVGSYGLGMLVLKHCVTTELTEGEDPQHENSKGIALLAWSTLLSERGEYGDAIEKLQSVQELTNSLLGVRVAAFEAEAGLHLELGQDDMASAVGDKCIELLEKQNAEDSEALKVRAKALKGLIELVKGNIESAEAFFDKSLLSTLCDGSAALSYGEFLQTKHNYSMAKEVYQNIIQGATTIKNSGNPYLGAGNMNLEGLMMGAMCALGQLESHLGNFGNAEQHLTKALNQAEETYGDRHPKVGVVLTSIALMYRRKAMQEHSSSILVQEGLYRRVTDLLKVPPGETDSEGAVPLVDRSDIAALARGAYSEVLSIQENRKDEGEKMKNFAEAIWRNHRMSLDDALGNTESNKVWVIDARISRLL from the exons ATGTTTCGCGTAGCAGCAAAGTTGTCATCAAGAGGTTCTTGTTCTTCCACTGCTATTGCCGCTTTCGCAGTAAAACCATCTCCAATTTCCTGCACCAGACCTTCTCCCCTTGCAGCTTCATCGTTCAGGTCATTTAGTAATGGCTTGGAGTTGGACAAAAACATGGCAGTCCCTGATGCTGTTCGTATGATCAACTACGCAATGAAACAAGCTAGGACTGACAAATCAG TTGGGTCGTACGGTCTAGGTATGCTGGTGTTGAAGCATTGCGTTACAACTGAGTTAACTGAGGGCGAAGACCCACAACATGAGAATTCGAAAGGAATTGCTTTGCTTGCTTGGTCCACTTTGTTGTCTGAAAG AGGAGAGTATGGTGATGCAATAGAGAAGCTCCAGAGTGTTCAAGAATTGACCAATTCTTTGTTGGGGGTTAGAG TTGCTGCCTTTGAAGCCGAGGCTGGGCTTCATCTCGAGTTGGGGCAG GATGATATGGCATCAGCAGTGGGGGACAAATGCATAGAGCTCCTAGAGAAACAGAATGCTGAAGACTCTGAGGCTCTAAAGGTTCGTGCTAAAGCACTGAAAGGGCTTATTGAACTTGTCAAGGGCAATATTGAGTCAG CTGAAGCCTTCTTTGACAAATCTCTGCTCAGCACCCTATGTGATG GCTCTGCTGCTCTATCATATGGGGAATTCCTTCAAACAAAGCACAATTATTCAATGGCAAAAGAGGTTTACCAGAACATCATACAAGGAGCCACTACAATAAAAAATAGTGGCAATCCATACTTAGGAGCTGGTAACATGAACTTGGAGGGTTTAATGATGGGGGCCATGTGTGCTTTAGGACAGCTTGAGTCACATTTGGG TAACTTTGGTAACGCAGAACAGCATTTGACAAAGGCTTTAAATCAGGCTGAGGAAACCTATG GTGATCGTCATCCCAAGGTGGGTGTTGTCTTAACAAGTATAGCTCTCATGTATAGGCGTAAAGCAATGCAGGAGCATTCAAGTTCAATTTTGGTGCAAGAG GGTCTCTATAGAAGAGTGACAGATCTTCTGAAGGTTCCACCAGGTGAAACTGATTCGGAAG GTGCGGTACCATTGGTAGATAGAAGTGACATAGCAGCTCTTGCAAGAG GTGCATATTCTGAAGTACTTAGCATCCAAGAAAATAGAAAGGATGAaggagagaagatgaagaacttTGCTGAGGCTATATGGAGAAACCACAGGATGTCTCTAGATGATGCTCTGGGAAATACAGAATCAAATAAAGTTTGGGTGATAGATGCTCGTATTAGTAGGCTCCTGTAA